Proteins from a genomic interval of Papaver somniferum cultivar HN1 chromosome 4, ASM357369v1, whole genome shotgun sequence:
- the LOC113275022 gene encoding uncharacterized protein LOC113275022, with protein MANHPSLVPEIGPDGIARESPVIAYTEKIIAAEQLSLQKYIEENYSKIRDVERELTNLNLELKLTAGPKKAALEHMRKKIEMATEKIRLAKIKEEQAKKAWEEAVKVVKDEEAIKQKLCDDLNSLVQESSQSQYARLEELKRRLEALNPGRDSASSLQDVNSPQGSTPAPDVSSNSQRTAPAGQMAGNSHDQGNTQVVNGQGLQPSVEGEGRAKKKIVNPGRGKSGFVPKGRGSPGPGWTGAGFDVDARS; from the exons ATGGCAAATCATCCATCCCTTGTTCCTGAAATCGGACCTGATGGAATAGCTAGAGAATCACCTGTCATTGCCTATACAGAAAAG ATAATTGCAGCGGAGCAACTTTCACTTCAAAA ATATATTGAGGAGAACTACAGTAAAATCCGTGATGTTGAACGAGAGCTGACGAATCTAAATTTGGAATTAAAGCTCACTGCTGGCCCAAAGAAAGCAG CTTTGGAACACATGCGCAAGAAAATAGAAATGGCAACGGAGAAAATACGTCTAGCTAAGATAAAAGAAGAACAAGCTAAAAAG GCATGGGAAGAAGCAGTGAAGGTTGTAAAAGATGAGGAAGCAATCAAGCAGAAGCTGTGTGATGATTTAAACAGTCTG GTCCAAGAAAGCAGTCAATCACAGTATGCTAGACTGGAGGAATTAAAAAGAAGGCTTGAAGCTTTAAATCCAGGCAGGGATTCTGCCTCCAGTTTACAA GATGTTAATTCACCACAGGGCAGCACACCAGCTCCAGATGTTTCATCTAATTCACAAAGAACAGCACCAGCTGGTCAGATGGCTGGAAACTCACACGATCAAGGGAACACACAAGTTGTAAATGGTCAGGGTCTGCAACCTTCTGTTGAAGGAGAAGGAAgagcgaagaagaagattgtaaaTCCAGGAAGAGGTAAAAGTGGCTTTGTGCCCAAGGGTAGAGGATCACCGGGCCCTGGCTGGACAGGTGCTGGTTTCGATGTCGATGCAAGGTCTTGA